Proteins encoded together in one Camelina sativa cultivar DH55 chromosome 9, Cs, whole genome shotgun sequence window:
- the LOC104712277 gene encoding alpha-soluble NSF attachment protein 2: MGDHLVRAEEFEKKAEKKLNGWGIFGSKYEDAADLLEKAANSYKLAKSWDQAGKAYLKLADCHLKSDSKHDAANAYAEAAKCYKKVDTNEAASCLERAVNIFCEIGRLNMAARYYKEIAEYYESDQKLEQAIAYFEKAAEFFQNEEVTTSANQCNLKVAQYAAQLEQYEKAIKIYEEIARHSLNNNLLKYSVKGYLLTAGMCHLCKADVVSITNALEKYQDLDPTFSGTRECKFLADLASAIDEEDIAKFTDVVKEFDSMTPLDSWKTTMLLRVKEKLKAKELEEDDLT, encoded by the exons atgggaGATCATCTGGTGAGAGCGGAGGAATTCGAGaagaaagcagagaagaagctCAACGGATGGGGAATATTTGGATCTAAGTATGAGGATGCTGCTGATCTGCTCGAGAAAGCAGCTAATTCCTATAAGCTCGCCAAATCAT GGGATCAAGCTGGAAAAGCTTATTTAAAACTTGCTGATTGTCACTTAAAG TCAGACAGCAAACACGATGCTGCTAACGCTTATGCTGAGGCTGCGAAATGCTACAAGAAAGTTGACACAAATG AGGCTGCATCTTGCCTAGAACGAGCAGTGAATATATTTTGTGAGATAGGGAGACTCAACATGGCTGCAAGATATTACAAG GAAATTGCTGAGTATTATGAATCTGATCAGAAGTTAGAGCAGGCTATTGCTTACTTTGAAAAGGCAGCTGAATTCTTTCAAAATGAAGAAGTGACCACTTCTGCAAACCAGTGCAATCTAAAGGTTGCACAATATGCTGCCCAGCTGGAGCA aTATGAGAAGGCAATCaagatttatgaagaaataGCACGTCATTCACTTAACAATAACTTGCTTAAGTATTCAGTCAAGGGCTATCTTCTCACTGCTGGCATGTGTCACTTATGCAAAGCCGATGTTGTTTCCATCACTAATGCGCTGGAGAAATATcag GATCTGGATCCGACTTTTTCAGGAACACGGGAATGCAAGTTTTTAGCG GACCTTGCTTCTGCTATCGATGAAGAAGACATCGCAAAGTTCACAGACGTTGTTAAGGAATTTGATAGCATGACTCCGCTG
- the LOC104712278 gene encoding sodium-coupled neutral amino acid transporter 4-like, giving the protein MSPQIETHLLPKQEEPSSEKNGSSTSGIVFNLSTSIIGTGIMSMPAAFKVLGIIPAFSIITIVAWLSTISAGFLMKSTLAGGSTTYAGVMKESFGKTGSVAVQLATTVATFGCIIVISIIIGDVLSGNENGGSEHVGVLQEWFGSCWWNTRIFALLFVYCFVLLPLVLCRRVERLAFSSAVSFLLAVLFVVISSVLTISALVNGETKNTRLFPELNNGGSFWKLFTASPVIVTAFTFHFNVHPIGFELKDPLHVIPATKFSVILCAAIYFATGLFGYLLFGDATMSDVLVNFDQSSGSSIGSLLNDVVRLSYALHLMLVFPLINFSLRANLDELLFPKKPSLVNDSKRFVGLTLALLICCFLSAIAVPDIWYFFQFLGSTTTVSIAFIFPAAIVLRNVHGVSTSREKLVAAIMLVLAVATSIIAIWTTLYSLAAN; this is encoded by the exons atgtcaccACAGATCGAAACTCATCTCTTGCCTAAGCAAGAAGAGCCTTCGTCTGAGAAGAATGGATCATCCACCTCAGGCATCGTTTTTAACTTGTCGACGAGCATAATTGGAACCGGAATAATGTCAATGCCGGCGGCGTTTAAGGTTCTCGGAATCATCCCAGCGTTTTCGATAATCACGATCGTAGCTTGGCTTTCCACAATTTCTGCTGGCTTTCTCATGAAATCAACACTCGCCGGAGGATCAACTACGTACGCCGGAGTTATGAAAGAGTCGTTTGGCAAAACAGGATCCGTCGCTGTACAGCTTGCTACGACGGTTGCTACTTTTGGTTGTATTATTGTAATCTCCATTATTATTG gagATGTGCTTTCGGGTAATGAAAATGGAGGATCTGAGCATGTTGGAGTTTTGCAAGAATGGTTTGGTTCTTGCTGGTGGAACACGAGAATCTTCGCTTTGTTGTTTGTCTACTGCTTCGTCTTGCTTCCTTTGGTCTTGTGCAGACGTGTTG AAAGACTAGCATTTAGTTCTGCGGTATCGTTCCTTCTTGCGGTTCTGTTTGTTGTCATTAGCTCCGTGCTGACGATCTCCGCGTTAGTGAATGGGGAAACGAAGAATACAAGACTATTCCCAGAGTTGAACAATGGAGGATCGTTTTGGAAACTCTTTACAGCTTCCCCTGTTATAGTAACAGCCTTCACGTTTCATTTCAATG TTCATCCAATTGGATTCGAGCTAAAAGATCCATTACATGTGATCCCAGCAACTAAGTTCTCTGTCATCTTGTGCGCTGCAATCTACTTCGCCACTGGACTCTTCGGGTATCTTCTGTTTGGAGATGCAACCATGTCAGATGTTCTAGTGAACTTTGACCAGAGCTCTGGTTCTTCCATTGGTTCTCTTCTCAATGACGTTGTCAGACTCAGCTACGCGCTTCACCTCATGCTTGTCTTTCCTCTCATAAACTTCTCATTGAGAGCAAATCTCGATGAACTCTTGTTCCCCAAGAAGCCTTCCTTGGTAAATGACTCAAAAAGATTCGTCGGACTCACTCTGGCTCTCCTGATTTGCTGTTTCTTGTCTGCAATCGCTGTGCCGGACATTTGGTACTTCTTTCAGTTCTTGGGATCAACCACCACTGTTTCAATAGCATTTATATTTCCAGCCGCCATTGTTCTAAG GAATGTCCATGGCGTATCGACTTCAAGAGAGAAGCTCGTAGCTGCGATAATGCTTGTGCTTGCAGTTGCTACTAGCATTATTGCTATTTGGACAACTTTATACAGCCTCGCAGCAAACTAA